The window GTCCAATTACTGTTCTTTGACTAACTTAAAATATCCCAATAAACCTTTATGTCACTTTAAAAGGTCAATATAATCTCAGTTGAAGGGCCTTACTATAACTCATTCAGACAGTTTTTGGATGCTGATAACTCATAAAACCCTGCTCTGcggctcatatatatatatatatatatatatatatatatatatatatatatatatatatatatatatatatacatatatatacacatatatatacacatatatatatatacatatatatacacatatatatatatatacatatatatacacatatacatatatatacacatatatatatatacatatatatacacatatatatatacatatatatatatatatatatatatatatatatatgtatatatatatatatgtgtatatatatgtatatatatatatatgtgtatatatatatatatatatatatatatatatgtatatatatatatatgtgtatatatatatatatatatatatatatatatatatatatatatatatatatatatatatatatatatatatatatatatatatatatatatacacatatatatatatacacatatatatatacatatatatacacatatatatatatatatatatatatatatatatatatatatatatatatatatatatatatatatgtatatatatatatgtgtatatatatgtgtatatatatatatatatatatatatatatatataaataaataaataaattattattattattattattttactacaaaGCAATCGTCTAATGCACATGGAGGCCTGTGACACAGGACATACAAATATGGCATATGGCATAAAATCAATCAATATCAAATCGCACCTTAAGGCAACTTTAATGATAACTTGACTGCTTTAAAATGAAGCTGATAGGATTATCATGATGATTGTTTTCCTTTATATTAACTGTATGGACAGTGAGTCTAACtgcaaacaaaagacaaaaaacagaacaaaacataacacacacacacacacacacaaaaattcatctaatgtatttattaatataagaaTTCACGCAATGATATATTTGTTGCGTTTCTTAACTTAGTTTTAAAACTGAAAAGGTTCAAAATGGATCAGTAAAACTgttataaacacaaacacaatacacatacatactATTCGCATTAATTATAAGAcgcaatgtaaatgtattatagtaACACAAATCGTCTTCTAGGCTACAATATAAAAGAATCGCATTTGAAACGGTTTAGCGTCTTCTTATTAAACACGGTTTTCAAAATCACGTGATTTAAACAACAAACTATACGTTtcgtgtttttaatttttttcagtaaacgATATGTTAAATATAACCCTGCAATACATTGTACAGTCCCGACATTACATGTTTTAACATCAAAATAGTTTATTCAAATTCATAAACGTACATCACATGACATGACTTACTGCGTAGGTACTTACATTTAAATCCGGGCGATCGCTTGCATTTCTCAAACGCTTAGAATGTCGAATCACTCATCTATGTTATATCGGTTGTAAATCCGAGCCATTTAGTTCTGGGGAAAGGAAGACGTGACTTTCAGCGGTTTTCCAGGCGCTGGAATCCGTCAGTGATGCGCAACTTCTTCACAGCAGTCTGTCTAAACTACTGGTTGCATCCCAGACACATTCTGCGCTGTGCTCATAGGAGAAGAACCTATCAGTGATGATTCAGTGGTGATTGGAGGGAACATGCTTTGGAAAGTGGAACATTTCACGTTTTGAAAATATACATTGAATCACAGTGGAATGTAATCATCACATAGCCACATCATACTACTTAATCTCCATAGGATATTTATGCCATGTGTAAGCAAACCCTTTCTATCATCTCTTTTTattaagactgtgtgtgtgtgtgtgtgtgtgtatatatatatatatatatatatatatatatatatatatatatatatatatatatatatatatatatgaaatgtcaCTTTGACCAAGAGGTTATTTCCTTTGAAGCATGAAATTGTATTTTAACATGCTCACCCACTTACTTCTggcaaataagaaatgtttgacaTTGCATCATACATAGATTATACCAGAGCACTTTGAATAATGTGGTATCAAGTGCAGAAATGCATTCGCTTCTTCTAGCAGGTTGTTATGGCTGGATTCTGAAATTTTGGGGAAAGCTCCAGTTCCAGCACCCACGGAACTGGCAGGTCTTCATGATAAACCCGCTTACTGCTGCTCTCCAACATCTTACTGCCAACAGGCACATATTTCTGATTTTCCTTTTAAAACTGACGGATGTTTTCGTAGCATATTTCAGAACGGAAAATCTGTGCAGATCCTTGTACGTTTGGCTGTAAGCTATTGAAGTTTTGAGATGGTATTTAACTAGCTAAAAAAAACCTCAGAACTTATTTGTGGTTGAAAACAGCATGTTTTCTCAGATTTATCTTCGATCAGGCACCTGCAAGTCCATTGTTGCCGAAGCTAATTGACTGCATATCCATGCACATCAGCATGTTACCTGTCAGATCAAACATTAcacaaaatgctttcaaaaaGGGTCCTCCCACAATTCTGCAGAATAAGAATTATTTCAGGGTTGCATGCCAAACGCTATGCTGTTCCTGTCCAAGAAGTTCTCTGCTCGCTCATGCAAATATAGAAAGTGAAGGCTTCCTGTAACATTCCCACTCAAGACATTTAAATATGTCCTTTAGTGTACCAGCCCATGAGAAAAGAACAGAATTGTGAGCCCATAAGggattttattcattattcagtATTAAACATGACTTGggacaaaaactaaattacattaaaacagacaAGACATGCCTGTTGTAAAATTTAATGGGTGGCAAAATAAACAAAGCCATCTGCACATTATCAAACTGAACAAAATTCACAATCTTATCTATAACGGAGTATTCGTGCAAAAAAATCAGGTCAGACTATGTTGAATATAACTAAAAATGTCAGTGCTTTAATAAAACACAGTGGTATGGATTAGATAAACCAGTTTTTATCTATTAtgttatatcatatcatatcatatcatatcatatcatatcatattaccTGACTAATAATTGGAATTAAATtactgatttatttgtatttcttgaaATAACTTATAACAAATCCATACATATAACAATCTGGATGCTGCCAGTGTTCTGAACCAACATTATCATAAACTCTTATATTTCTTGAAAATTGCAGGTGATCCGTTTTTACCGCAAGTCAGTGTTTGCACAGAGCTTGTAATGCTGTTTATGCTGTTGAACTAAGTAGTGGTTGAACAGCAAAATAGATGGAAAATGATGAGCAGTAGTAAAATAAGTGTGGTGCAACTTTAATAGCAAAAAGAAACTGAAGCAACAACTGCATGAATTATTAACTGTCCCTGCTTGAGACCTGTCAagaagagagtgaaagagaggagGCAGAGAAATGGCATTTAAAGCTCTGCCAAGGTTGGCTGACATTGCTCGATCAACATCTACAGCACTCTCCTAATGCCATTGTCTCAACAAGTCAAGACCGGTCTCTAACATAAGCTCACATGAGGCTTGAAAGTAAACTGTCAGGCACTTTGCAATCTAGTGCCGCCCACTCTCATCCTGGCAGCTTCTTGGAAAGCCTGGAGTCCATGCCATGCACTTGATGCCGCACCATTCTCTTGACAAAATGTCAGCAGCATCCCTGTTGCTATCGGTCCGCTCAAACCACACCTGGCAATTTCTTTTGTATTGGGGGAAAGGAGTTCCAGTGAGGGGGAAGTTTTGGAGCTTGAAGCCCGTGGCTGAGCGGATAGAGTGCGGAAAGCAAGAGCACCATATGATAAAGCCTCAAGCCCAGTACTCACATCTATAGGGTAAAGAAACTCAGGACTTACGTAAGGATATGACAAAGCGAGGGCTCTCGCTTGGGCCTCTGAGTAATATGAATCAGGAGAGGGCAGGAGCCAACGTACTGGCAGCAGTGCCCTGAGTATGGAGCTGTTTGTGACCCATCCCCGCCACAGCATCAGATGACAGGATGCACTAACACTGCCTCATTCCCTGTCCAGCtcccagaaaaaaacaaaaacaaaaaaaaacagcacagtgCATTTTCTTCTGAGAATGATGAAGTTTATTTACATCAGCCACAGGGTAAGATTTATCCAGTCTCACATCTACATTATCATCAGTTTTCACACCTATTATTGCTGCAGACATTCAGATGGCCCAAGAGCAGTGGTTTGTAAGAGCTGAAGTTTTGCAATTTTTTcgatgttaaaatattttctccTATGACAGCTTAATAGGCAGAGACAGATATAAGTAAGCCATTTGAAGCTTATTTTCTCCGAAAAGACTGTGTAAACACTGTGTCTCTGTGACTTGATCGCAACGTGTGATATCAATGTTTGTGAAGTATCCAGACCCACCCTACAAGCAACATAATTTTACCTAATGGGGTGAGCCTGAGTGGGACTATCTTATTGTCTGACCAATGGCAGACGAATGGGAGTGTTCAGAACACGTATTTGAAATAGGTCTTATTCAGTACAATCTGCATATTTATGTGCGCAGAAAAGGTTTTTGTACAACAGGTCTGCTGGATTAATAACAAGATGTTTGGATACACATCTGTTCGTACTGTACCTTCATTCTAATGCTGATGAATCTGGGTTATTGAATGACTGAGCGCATGCCCCAAAAGCCAAGGGCCCTCTAAATGCTTTTCATATACGAGATGCGCATTAAGCGCTGACATGAGAATGGCtggtttttacagtgtttatcacAACGACAACCGTCTGTGTGTCAGAGCTGAACACACTTCTCATGTATCCTGCTTGtagcaaatgaaaatataatgtatCTGAAGCTGTAATTAAATATTGTGCAACAGtgcatattaaatgtttttttgttttaaatgcagcATACATATTTATGAGAAGGACCCAAGTAGAGGACACAAACACAGTTACTTGTTTGGTTTATATAATCATTACAGGcgtgtaaatgtttaatttacatttcattattttttcattttcatttaaatttgtagttaaaataactgaaataagtatattttaaagtttagaaTTAGACAGCCTTTGGCACAGAGGCTTACGCTAAAAACTCATCAGTGGACGTTTCTCCTCATCAGTATAGACTATATTTTTTCTCATTCTCACTAATTCAAGTTTTTATATGAATGAATCTCTGAAGGGTGccaactgtcttcagaaaagtttcggtgacattttcattttatctgatAAAGTAGAGTTTATGAGCGCAGCCCTGCTTTGTTTACAGTCGTTACAGGGGAAACTTATGTATTTCTGATGTTCCAAATGTGCTtactgctggcagagaatgaatgtgcattttcaattATCCCATCTgcagtttttgttcagaccaatgcgaaaatccacacacacaatcctgttttaaatgaatattataatttatatttcagaCTTATctatcttctttaaaaaaataataataataacttttaaaaagtttatagttttagaatttatttagtttttgtgaaAGCTGTAAATCAATTGCTATTTCGTGGTTTAAAGCATAAAAGAAAGCCATTATAAcgtacattaaaaaacaaaaaaaaaaaaaaattggaaacatTGGATACAACTGTGAGGCATAATTGTGCAGCAGCAAGCATCACATCAAAAAAGGCTGATCTAGGTAAATGTGTACAAATATATAGGGTCCAATTCCTATATTTTGCCTGGGGCCCCCAAATCACTGGTTATGGCAATTTTAGGCTATATTCAATGAAATACTGTATTCCACATTTCTTCTTTAAGCCTAGTTTTATGTTTTGAACAGTGTGTTAACCCTTTATTAGAACACGGTGAACCTTCCTGTAAGAGAATGGTCTTCAACAATTTCATAATGGGAACATCAGCACAATAGCATGCACTGGCCCCCGTCCAAGTCTCTTGATTTAATTTCAAACAGATTTATTCATCAGCTCAGAATTTTGATTTGGAAGGGAGTCACGCTGAATTGGTGTAACATCTCTGTTATATCAGCTTGGCAAATCATAAATTCAGGTATTCACTAATGCTTTTAGCAGTATTTTTTACGAGTGAATTAGTGTAATCGGATTAGTTAGTAATTAGTTAGAAAAACAGACACATTGAATTGTTTGTGGAGTCAATTTAGCTTTGATAGATGAATAACATTTCATGAACACCAAGTTTAATGATTAAGCaggataaatgttttgttttggatatAGTGCTcagttactgtaaattactgtatAAATTACTGTATACAATAATTATTGCACTGTTTAACATTGTGGAAATGCAGGAGACACATCACATTGCATTAAAGTTCCACCTTATTCTTATTCCAGACCATAACATTTCCCTCTGGCACATAAAAACTAAAGTCACTGTTGACCAAATTTTTAACTATCAAAGGGGTTCATAAATATGAATGACACCACTTTCAAAAATTGCTACAGATCAAAGCATTAGCTAAAATGCCATCGATGTAATTTTACCATCTCAACACCAGGTCATTATCACTGTACTATTGAGATTTGGAGTGACGACTGGCTTTATGATCTCAACCTGTTAccaattatgtgtttttttgtatATGTCTGCTTCCTGCTGTATACAGTTTGTTAGTTCTCATCCTCTTCATTATATCCCCaggccatctctctctctctctctctctctcacacacacacacattcccaatGGATGGAGAACTTCAGACCTTTTCTTCTGATAAGGCTAATGTGTTTTGACACGATGTACAGGTTTCTACCTCAACATCAAAAAGTGATTCCTCGCTAGGGTTTTTATCTAAAACCATGTGGAGCACATTGTTTCTGTGCAAGCTTAGGAAGCAAATTTCTCATATATCGGGATAATCCACATGCAATGTGACTGGGCCTTTCTAAGTGCCAGTTCAGGAAAAAACAGGAATATGATCCACTCAAGCCAGCAGTGCTATCGGCATATCACACCTATAGGGTCTAAAGTGGATttagaaataactttttttttaccagacccaacttctttttttcttttttttttgatgaagatgaagatgatgactgCCTCACTATTTCTTATTCAGTAATGCACATGAAatgaaaaaattgtgaaaaacgttttttttttttttttaatctatttgccttgaattaaatcaaatataattacatttacatctaaattttagcagatttttttctctctaattaAACCATCTCTAAGCTTACTTCATAAAAGTGATACAACAGAATAATCATCTGCTCAAATGAGCATGTAATTGTCCTTAAATGATGTGTCTTAAGTGATGTTGTAGTCATGTTTTTAATAGAACACCAGTACATTTTGAATCCTTCCTGACAGTCACTTTATCCGTGTTTGTTTGGATCAATTATGTCAGCAATATCATGGTATTATAGGATTATAAAAATTGCATGGTTTCATGCTACGctgcaaaattatatattttgtgggTAGAAAATAAATGTAAGGCATTATAATACCTCAAGTCAAGTCTGTGGGCTGAAAGCTATATTTTGTGTTGACATGTTGTAATTGGAATCAATCTGTATTGTAATTTTGCCCATACCTTTAAAAAATGTGacatgaaatgtagttttgctTAACCTATATGAATTTAGTATAAAAACACTGGTTCTGGGTAACTGCTGTACATCAAGCATTAAAAAGTACTCAATCGTGCGATCAAGAAAAACAGCAATTGCCTATATTAGTTGTGAAGTTCATTATGGACACATTTGGTCATATGCACCATGTGACCCTGCAGTGAAGATTAAGCAGCACCAGAGAGGTGTAAGAGGCCGTTCCATCCCTGAGGGCTCAGCATTTTGACTCAAAGCCATGAATCGCTCTGTGTCGCCCCCGCCACCCACCCCTGTTCTCCATTTTCAGTttcacacaaacatataaaatacacagACAAGGTGTACTAAAAACCTAGTATGCCCACACAATATAGGGCCTACACATCCTTTGATTTAAGAATATGGTTTTGGGTAAGCACATCACAATGGGTATTTCCTGCATGACAAGATGCACTATGAATGTTTTCCTTACATATATTGCAGTGGTAGCACATCCCAACAGTTTTTCCCTCCTGCCTGATTAGATTTGCTTAGACTCGAGTTGTAAAGATGACAGAATTAACTTCTGGTCTtaagcacgtcctgattttgccaagtcctcgttgtcctgagaccaatatttttttatgatgaccCTGGGACAACAACTGCCTCAGCCAATCAAAGTTTATGACGTCATCACTATGTGCGCAGTGCAGAGTCCGCCAAAATAACAGTAACGCCCCTCTTACaaattcaaagaaaagaaaaactgtccTGCATCTGCAAGCACCGTGATACCAGAGAAGATAGCAAGTAAAAAGGTAAGAccacaactttttattttctcGTATAAATTTATATCAGTATATTAATGATAGtacaattcatatttatttttagattattttttaccACCGAAGTTTTAACGTTAGTTTGCATTGGAAAGTTAGCCTAAATAGCCGTTCCTACTAGTCCAGACTGATTCGGTTAAAACAGTctgataaatgttgtttttacatttatttcattttttattttgtcccaAACTATAAAAAGGCTGCGATTAAATAGTGGCCGTATTGCGATCTTATTTTCTGCCGGTTTAGCGCTCGGACTGCCGCCTCCACAAATTCTCTTAATATTTCTCTCGTTAACATGTAAAGTTACATCACTGTGCCATTGTCCATTTCCGTTTCGTTGCATCCAGTAGCAGTCAAAGACAAACGTCCGAAATGCGGAACAAAACAGCGCTAGTTTGCTCGCCGCACGGACCATTCAGCTCGGTCCACCATCAGACAGTACTGCAATTCGCTGCGAGATCCAGGTAGAAGCGATTTATTACTAATCTATTACTGTAATAATCCGtgatcactgatttattctgttacatatgaatatgatgacctcaagtcattactgatttattctgttacatatgaatatgatgacctcaagtcatcactgatttattgttacatatgaatatgatgacctcaagtcattactgatttattctgttacatatgaatatgatgacctcaagtcatcactgatttattgttacatatgaatatgatgacctcaagtcatcactgatttattctgttacatatgaatatgatgacctcaagtcattactgatttattctgtcaaatatgaatatgatgacctcaagtcattactgatttattctgttacatatgaatatgatgacctcaagtcattactgatttattctgtcaaatatgaatatgatgacctcaagtcattactgatttattctgttacatatgaatatgatgacctcaagtcattactgatttattctgtcaaatatgaatatgatgacctcaagtcattactgatttattgttacatatgaatatgatgacctcaagtcatcactgattttttgttacaaattaatatgatgacctcaagtcatcactgatttattgttacatatgaatatgatgacctcaagtcatcactgatttattgttacatatgaatatgatgacctcaagtcatcactgatttattctgttacatatgaatatgatgacctcaagtcatcactgatttattgttacatatgaatatgatgacctcaagtcatcactgatttattgttacatatgaatatgatgacctcaagtcattactgatttattgttacatatgaatatgatgacctcaagtcatcactgatttattgttacaaatgaatatgatgacctcaagtcatcactgatttattctgttacatatgaatatgatgacctcaagtcatcactgatttattgttacatatgaatatgatgacctcaagtcatcactgatttattgttacatatgaatatgatgacctcaagtcattactgatttattgttacaaatgaatatgatgacctcaagtcatcactgatttattgttacatatgaatatgatgacctcaagtcattactgatttattctgttacatatgaatatgatgacctcaagtcatcactgatttattgttacatatgaatatgatgacctcaagtcatcactgatttattgttacaaatgaatatgatgacctcaagtcatcactgatttattctgttacatatgaatatgatgacctcaagtcatcactgatttattgttacaaatgaatatgatgacctcaagtcatcactgatttattgttacatatgaatatgaccTAAAGTCATCATATGAATGCTAATGTATTATTACGGTTTTAAATCTGTTTAGAAGAAGTTACAGTAAGCATTGCATTGTTTTCTTGAGATTATCATGGATTTTAACTTGACATTATTGATGTTTAGTCAAATTTTTCGGGTCCCTTTGCTTTTTAGATTTCGACATCAGAGATGGAGGAATTCATAAAAACAACGGTCTACAAAGAGGAGCGCTTTAAAGGAAACAAAAAAGAGACTGATATAACAGTCCATGTTTTAGAAAAGGATTTAGATGCCTGTGCATTTATACAGCAAAGACTCACTACCATAAACACCTCCAAAGATGCCAACTTCAGGACTGTGAATTCTGCAAGTTTGCAAAATCAAAAAAAATGGATATTTCTTGTTTTCATGCAAACGGTCTGGAGCATGCACGCAACGAAGTCGACGTGCCAAAGGATGCAAGGCCTATGTTTCCTTTAAAAAGAGGACAGACTGGCTCAACAAACTGGTTATAGTCGAAAGGCTTTACACCATTCATTCAGGACATGACCCATCAAGTTCTTCTGAGGGCCACTTAGAAAACATTAGTCAAGAGCTAGTCAAGCATATTCAGGATTTAATATCTCTTGGTGTTAAACCAGATACAATTCTCCTAAAATCACATGAGTGGTCAAAAGAACAAGGACATACTGATCTCAACAACCGAGCTTATTTTGTTACCCCAAAAGATATTGAAAATATTCGCACATGTATGATGCGAAAAAATCAGCAACACAAAGATGATGCCACTAGTACCTCACGCCTTCTGGAGGGCCCTTTTAAAGACTATGTTATTTTTTATCAGCCTTATAGTCCTCAAACAGATCTTGTCATAGTTCTGCAAACACCGTCCATGAGAGACAACCTTCAAGAATACGGAAGAGATATTGTTTTTATGGATGCGACACATGGTGTCAACCAGTACGGTTTTCCTTTATTTACATTACTTGTCAGGGACAGTCATGGTCATGGAATCCCTGTTACCTATATCATCTTGGGGAATGAAAAGCAAGAGACACTTCAGTTGGCACTGGAAGAACTGAAACCAACATTTCCTGTACCTCCGAGGtaaatacaaacagaaatgaataaattaaattaaaatgtttaatatagtttttttaatatatacaataaatgtttCAATACTGTTTTGGGTATACTCAGTTTCTTAAAGGGTCAGTTCAACCAAAGATCACCTGAATGAGTACATAGCAACTGCAATTAATGTACCATATTTAATCTAGTGCACAGCAAAGTGTATCCTCTGCACAGGATGTCTAAAAACACATGGCTATATGTATTACACAGATTGTGTAATTAGGAGTCGAGCACCGATTTTGAGTCTATGGTCGCCCATAGAACTGCTTTGTGGGAAAGTTATGAAATTTgccacactgatagaggacagtttCACCATTAACTGCAGTAAATGTCTCCAAACTTTACAGTGCCACCACATGTACAAATTCATGtttatgttaaatgtaaattcttaacaaaattatttttttcccttattCCTTGGCTCAGTACAATTCAGTTGCTGCCATCATGTAATTGTGCAATTATCTATGTccttttccataaaataaaatttttcccGGTAATTTTTCCcacccaaaaaaaacaacaacaactaatctTCCCTTAAATGGTTGCTCCAATTTTCTAGAAAATCAAATCAGATAATCTTCAAACTATGCTGGTAAAAAAAAGTTATCAGAAGCTTTTTGATAAACCCAACGATTCTTGaataacatgcaaacaaattCGAAGAAGGGCATGCAAACTTGGACTCAAGGCCATATTTCTGCAATGGTTTAGCATATTTAGACCAAACTTGCTACTTGGTAGATGTTACAGTACAAATTGGTTTGGTTAGTAACTTCTAAAGATGGTAAACAACAAAGTATAAAACATAAGGCATTTTTATCAGCAAATATCTGTAATATGTTATATTTTTCTCTGGCTTGAAGcttaaaatgtttctatttttattaggTGCTTTATGGTTGATAAAGACCAGGCTGAAATCAATTCCATCCGTAAGGTATTCAATGAGTCAGACGTTCTCCTCTGTTGGTACCATGTAACACAAGTAAGTACGAAGTTAAGATAtaattctttttaaaatgaatattaatatatggTTATAATATTAATACGAGTTAAAATTTATATTACAAACAGTTTTAGCATTTACTGcagttattatttagttatttaactTCCATTGGCTAAATTAGCAGTggataaaaaataactataatgtAGATA of the Carassius auratus strain Wakin unplaced genomic scaffold, ASM336829v1 scaf_tig00014308, whole genome shotgun sequence genome contains:
- the LOC113074320 gene encoding uncharacterized protein LOC113074320 isoform X2, with the protein product MMRKNQQHKDDATSTSRLLEGPFKDYVIFYQPYSPQTDLVIVLQTPSMRDNLQEYGRDIVFMDATHGVNQYGFPLFTLLVRDSHGHGIPVTYIILGNEKQETLQLALEELKPTFPVPPRCFMVDKDQAEINSIRKVFNESDVLLCWYHVTQAVTRWLSRSESGVSGPEKADSRAHIMQFMSELKSCSTEHEFKKKSEMFHCQFKNLKDVCKYFRNHWETIGHLWSNFGRCYKHGDSDTNNLIERYL